The window TGTTGGGTAGGGGCGACATTCGGAAACTTCTCGCACAATATTCGTTACCTGCAATTATCGGTATGGTCATCACCTCCCTCTACCATATCGTGGACAGTATCTTTATTGGGCATGGTATCGGTGCGGCTGCACTTTCCGGAATGGCTGTCACCTTCCCCATAATGAATATCCTTATCGCATTTTCCACTCTGGTGGGCGTGGGAGGCGCAACACTCACCTCCATCAGACTTGGCGAGAAGGATGAGGAGGATGCCCGGAGCATCCTCGGTCATGTGGCCGTTGTAAACAGTGTGAACGGTATAGTGCTCGGGGTAGTCAGTCTGATTTTCCTCGATCCGATCTTGAAAACTTTTGGAGCCAGCGAGACCTTGTTGCCCTATGCGAGAGATTTCTTGTCGGTATACATGATGGGGGTTCCCGTGGGGTATGTCTTCATCGGGCTGAACAATATCATGCGGGTGACCGGCTATCCGAGAAAGGCGATGCTCTCCTCTTTTCTGACGGTTGCTGTCAACGTCCTGTTGGCGCCACTCTTCATTTTTGTTCTTGGCTGGGGAATGAAAGGGGTAGCATTGGCTACCGTGCTCTCCCAGTTGACAGGACTGATCTGGGTGCTGATCCATTTTTTCGACAAGCGGAGTTTTATCCGTTTTGATGTGAAGCGGTTCAGATTGTCGTCGCGGACTGTACTCAACATGATGGCCATCGGTGTTTCGCCTTTTCTGATGAACCTCACCGCCAGTCTCGTCGTTTCAATCATCAATTTCGGCTTGATGAAACATGGCGGTGACCTTGCCGTCGGAGCATACGGAATCATCAACCGGATCAACTACCTGTTCGGCATGATCGTGATTGGATTGACGATGGGTATGCAGCCGATTGTGGGGTACAACTATGGTGCAAGACAGCTCGACCGATCGTTCAAGGCGCTTCGCTATACGATCGTGGCCGGTACAGTGATCATGATCTTTGGACTGCTATGTTCCCAAATCTTTCCCCACCTCATCATGGGGATGTTTACCAGCGACAGTGAACTGCTGGATATCGCCATCCGGGGACTTAGGATCACCACCATCTTTTTTCCGGTGATCGCGGTGCAGATGGTGATCAGCAACTTCTTCCAGTCGGTGGGAAAAGCCAAGATTGCCATATTCCTCTCGTTGACCCGCCAGTTGATCTTTCTGATTCCGCTCCTGCTTTTGCTTCCCGGTTATTTCGGGGTGGATGGTGTCTTTATGAGCATGCCTGCAGCCGATATGATCTCCTTCTTTGTTACGGTGCTGACCTTCGCCTACCAGTATAGGGGGATGCGGGCCAGAACGTAACTCTTATCAGTATGGCCGATATCAGCAACATGAAGACCAGCCCTACTGTCCAGTCTATCTGAAACAGCAACCATTCTAGTCTGCATGAGGTCCATTCAGGCAAATCGCCACCAAGGTTGAGCATGCCTGCCGAAACAATTGAGGTTCCGACATAGTCGTGATAGATATCGATCGTGGCGAGAATACCGAAGATCATAAGTGCAACCGAAATGAGCCATAACAGTAGGGAGAGGAGCAATAACTTTTTCATCTTCTTTGTGCAATGGCAGTTAAATGGCAAGAGCTGTCCAGGCAAAAGTAATGAATAATTCTTGTATCAGTGTGAAAATCATCTCTTTTTCACCGTTTTTTGCGGCTTTCATATTATGGTTTTTCCGCAGTAGTCTGTCTCAATCCGGCAATCCCGCGTGATTGTCATTCTGGTAGCAAATGGCCTAAGTTCAACTTAGAAGTGCAACATCCACGTGTTGTTTTTTGAAATGATTCTTCACAACAATCATGAAAAACACCGGGGGGGTTTGCCTAACGGCCGGGGGCGCGCAAGCCCCCGAAGAGAGTCGGACAGCAACATAAAAGAAAAAGGAGACCGAAGTCTCCCTAAAATTAACTATTATGTTGCTTATGAAAAAATACAAACAGTTAACTTCAGAACAAAGGTACGCGATTTATTTAGGTTTAGAAAACGGTGACACCCAGCGGACGATCGCGAGCTTGATAGGTGTCAGTCCTTCAGCGGTGTCCAGGGAGTTGCAGCGCAACAAGGACAAGCGCGGGGGCTACTCGTGGCGACTGGCCCACGAGATGGCGATGGAGAGAAGGGAACGCCTGCCCGGCAACCGGTCCACCCCGGAATGGATCAAACAAAAGGTGAACCGGCTCGTGCGCAAGGACTGGTCGCCCGGGCAAATCAGCGGACACCTGAGAAAGAAGGAGAATATCCGGGTCTCCCACGAGACCATCTACAAGTGGATCCGACCGTTACCCGGCACGGACTGCCGGCAGGCAAACTGGCCTGTACTGCCAAACATTTTGCCGGCTACAGCGCACCTGTGGCCGGAATCAACCTGGCCCCCTCCTCCATCGGAGAGCGGGAGATGCGAGACACCCACCTGCCACGGTTCCGGATGGCGGTCAGGGATGCAGGCATCTACGCGGTGATGCCCTCCTACAACGAGGTGGACGGGGTGCCGGCTCATGCAAACCGGTGGCTGCTGCACCAGATACTGAGGGAGGAGTGGCAGTTTGAAGGAGTTGTCTTTTCCGACTATGCCGGCATCATGATGCTGGACCATTTTCACCATACCGCCTCTTCTGCAAAGGAGGCCGCCCTCCAGGCACTGCAGGCGGGGGTGGATGTGGAGGCTCCCTTCCCCTGGGGTTACGCCCAGTTGAAGGAGTTGCTGGATGAGGGAAGGGTGACCGAAGCCATGATTGACAGGGCGGTGAGCCGCATCCTGCGGATCAAGTTCATGATGGGGCTGTTTGAGAAGCCCTATATCGATCCGGCCAGGGTGAGGGAGGCGGTCAGGACTCCAGAACATTTGAAGTTGGCCAGAGAGGTGGCGGAGGAGTCGATCGTCCTGCTGAAGAATGAGGGCGGATTGTTGCCGCTAGATCCGAAGAGACTGAAATCGATTGCGGTGATCGGCCCCAATGCCCACCAGGTGCAGTTTGGCGACTACAGCCCCACCCGGAGCAACCAGCATGGGGTAACGGTGCTCCAGGGCATCCGGGAAGTTGCTGGGAAAGAGCTGCAGATCCGCTATGCAAAGGGGTGTGATATCACCGGAAACGACAGAAGCGGATTTGACGAGGCGATCCTGGCAGCCAGTCAGAGCGATTTGGTAATCCTGGTGATGGTACACGGCAGACCCTATGCCATTGCTTGGGAGAAGGCACATCTGCCGGCCATCCTGGAGACGTGGTACCCTGGTGAAGAGGGGGGTAGGGCGGTGGCCAACATCCTCTTCGGAATAACCAACCCCTCCGGCCGGCTCTCCATGTCGATCCCCCAGTCGGTAGGCCACGTGCCGGTCTACTACAGCCATAAACCGTCCGGGCGGGGCTATTACCGTGATCCGGGAAGCCCGGAAAAACCGGGCCACGATTATGTCTTTGCCTCCACCGAGCCGCTCTTCAGCTTCGGATATGGCCTCTCCTACACCACCTTCCGTTATGACGACCTGCAGGTGGAGCGGGACCGCTACCGGGGCTTCCCGGCTCCTCCTCACCAGAGGGGGAGGGGAGGCTGAAGCTCCTCGATATACCGATCTCATGGATGAAATGGGTGTCGTGCGAGATCACCAATAGCGTTCCCCGGTAGTCCCTGATGGTCCGGGTGAGGATAGACAGGCTCCGAAGGTCGAGGTTGTTGGTCGGCTCATCCAGGATGAAGAGGTCCGGAATCTGGTTGGAGATCATCAGGCAGCAGAGGCAGAGGCGCATTCTTTCTCCTCCACTCAATGCTAGGCAACTCTTGTTCCAACTCTCCTCCGGAAAGAGGGCGCGGTTGAGCCGCAACCTGACCTCATGGTCGGCCAGGTGGTTCAGGTTGTACTCCTCGGCCAGCTCCAGCACTGTCAGCGGCCTGTTGGCCAAGGCATACTCCTGGTCGAGATAGATATGGGAAAAATCTGACCGTATCACGCGGCCCAGGGTGGGCGGTAGCTCTCCCAGCAGGAGACGGAGCAGTGTGGTCTTGCCACTGCCGTTATCGCCAAGGAGGTGTATCCTCTCTCCGCTGCGTATCTCAATATCAACTGGTGATGTCCAAATGAGCCGTTCCTTCTTGTAGCCGAAATTCAACTCCTCTGCCCTGATCAGTACTTTCCCGTCGTGCAGTATCGTGTTGCCAAAGTCAACCTTCAACCCTCCAGTCCGAAGTTGTTTCTCTTTCAGTCTTGCCAGACGTTGATGCCTATTTTCAATGATCCCCGAGTGTTTCTCGCTCAATCTGGCGGAACTCTTTTCCGACAGGTTGCGGCGGGCATTCAAGACGATGCGGGCAACCCCTCCCTTCTGTTTACTCCGCTCACCGTGCGATCTCCGCTTCTCCTGCCGTTCGCGGATCTCCTCTGCTCGCCTCCTCGCAATACGCAGAGCTCTCTGTTCAGCATCGATTTGTTGCTCCAGGGCATGGATCTCAACCTCTTTCTGCGCCTGGTAAAAGTCGTAATTTCCTCCGTAGAGGGCAATCCCCTTACGGGTTAACTCGTAGGTGAAATCCAGCAGGTTGAGCAGTGTGATGTCGTGGCTGACCACAACGACAGTTGCCCTTGTGCCGGAGATATATTCATACACCCTTTTCCTTGCCATCAGGTCGAGATGGTTGGTGGGTTCATCCAGCAAGACAATGTCGGGCTGATGGAGAGTCAATCCGGCCAGCAGCACCTTTGTCTTCTCTCCGCCGCTTAGCCGCTCCATCGGCAACTCGAGGGGAATATCCTGCAAGTGCCAGTGATCCAATGCGGTACGGCAGTTGTCTTCCACCTCCCACTCATCGTCCAGGATGTCGTAATGGAGCTGATCTACAGATCCTGCATAGATCGCATGCAAAGCATCTATCTTGTCGGCTACGCCAAGAGCATCCGCAACGGTCTGTTCAGAAATATCTATCTGTTGGGGAACATAATATGGTGGTGAAACAGTACGGATGTTGCCCGACGAAGGTTCCAATTGTCTAGCCAGCAGTTTCAGGAGTGTGGATTTTCCGACGCCGTTGTTGCCCACAAGCGATACCTTTCCGCCAGTGGGGATGGAAAAACTGATCGATTCAAACAGGTTGGGCTGATCGAGATAGTGATAGGTGAGGTCACTTACAATAATACTCATATAGATACAATTAATAGTGGGGTTCCCTGCAGGAACCGGATTAAACCGAAACTGGAATTCTTGTTGTGCGTCGGTTTAATAAAACCAACCGACTATCAATTGTCTCTTTTCATCGGAGTATTTTTATAATTCGGGTGCAAATATATGAATAATAGTGAAATAAGTCAATGGGTGTTTGACGTTATATCTCATGTTTGATAAATGTTCCGTTGTCAAGCTCCTCAAAAGCCAGTTCCAGCTCCTCGTTGGTGTTCATCACGATGGGACCGCCCCATGCCACCGGTTCCCTCAGCGGTTTAGCTGCCAGCAGCACAAACCGGGCGCCCTCCTCTCCGGCAAGGACCTCAATGGCGTCATACTGGTTGCTATCCTTATTGTCTGACGTGAACAGTACCGCGCACGACCTGTTTTCGAATTGAGAGAGGTTGCTGTCAACAGCGAGCGTTCCTTCCAGCAAGTAGATGAAGAGTGTCTCGTCGTTGGGTGTTTCGTTGTAGGTCCACCGGCTGTCGGGCTTCAGGTCGATGTCGAGGTATTTGACCTTCACATATTTCCCTTCGAAGACTCCCCTTTTCCCTTTGTAGCTGCCGGCAAGAATCCGCACTGTGGCATTCTCCTCCTCTACCAGGGCAACCTTATCCTGCGTGATATCGCCATAGGCCGGCTGGGTCATCTTATCCTTTGCCGGCAGATTTACCCATAACTGACAGCCAAGCATCCGTTCCGACTCTTTAGGCATCTCCTGGTGGATAATTCCTGAGCCGGCCGTCATCCATTGGCACTCCAGGTCGTGGATGGTACCCCGGTTCCCCAAGCTGTCCCCATGTTCAACCCTCCCCTTGATCAGGTAGGTGATGGTCTCAATGCCGCGATGCGGGTGCCAGGGAAATCCCCTGATATAGTCGCGGGGGTCGGTGGAGTCAAATCCGTCGAGCATCAGAAAGGGGTCGAATTCGGCAATGTTGCGTTGTCCCAGAACACGGCGCAGCCGTACACCTGCTCCATCAATGGCATGTTCACCCCTGATCACCTTTGTTGCTTTTCTTTTATCCATAACGGTAAATTTTAGATTTCCAAATCTCACTATGCTGGTATTATCCTCAAAGATTTTATTCAGGTTAAGCAATATAAGCTTTACGCTCAAAGCATCCTCCGGTTTAGAGTATTCGCAAATATAGCAAATAAAATTAAAAACCACGGTTATTGACAGGAATGAACCGTGGTTTCTGGATGTTGTGACTCTGTCGTTTACTTCTTCTTCGGAATCTCAGCCTTGATCATCACGGGGAAGTGGTCAGACGGAAACCGGAAGTAGGGTAGATCGTTCAGTACACCATATTTCTTCACCTTCACATTATGGGTTACCCAGATATAATCGATGCGGTTTTTAACCGGAGAGTCAAGCCGGTAGGAGTTGAAGGTGCCCACAGTTCCATATGGGGGCTCTTCGGTGACCTCGTAGGAATCCAGCAGCAATCCCGACTCATGGATCAGCCGGATGGGCTCTGCATCGGGAACCGCATTGAAGTCGCCCGTGACAAATACTGTGGCATCGCCTGCGATCTCCTTGATCTTCCTGATCAGTAAAAGAGAGGAGTTCTTTCTTGCCTCCTTGCCTTGATGATCGAAGTGGGAGTTGAAGACGAAGAAACTGGTACCTGTTCTCCTCTCCTTGAACTTGGCCCAAGAGCAGATCCGGTTGCAGCAGACGGCATCCCATCCCTTGCCCGGAACTTCCGGCGTTTCTGAATACCAGAAGTTACCCGATTCCAACACCTCGAAACGGTCTTTCCGGTAAAGAATGGCGGAGTGTTCACCGGCATCCTGTCCGTCATCTCGACCCACACCCACATAGGCGTAGTTGCCCAGTTCGAGAATGTCGTCGAGCATATGTTTGAACCCTTCCTGGGTCCCCACAATGTCGAAATCGTAGAATCGAATCAGCTCCTTCACCATCTCTTTCCGGTGGCTCCAGGAGTTTTCCCCGTCGCTGGGGGTGTCCATCCTGAGGTTGTAGGAGGCGATGATCAGCTCCTTGCCGGATGGCTTTCCGGCAAAGATCGGCGACAAGGTCAGACACAACCCGAGTGCAAATAGCATCACTTTTTTCATGTTACTAAGTTTTGATATTGTTAAGTTTTAAGAGATCCTGCCGGAAAGCCTTTCCGGTCTTCCGGCAGGGGATTGGGTTTACCATCCCGGATTCTGGCCCAGGTTGGGGTTCTTCAGCAGGTCGGCTTCGGGGATCGGGTAGAGGTATTTCTTGTCGAGCCACTCCCTTTCACCCGGGTTCCAGATAATCTCTCCCGATGTTCCGTTGGAGAGAACCCTGCGTCCTACACCGGTAGAGGTGACATCCACAAAGACGTTAGCCTGCGAGGCAGGTCTCTGTCCCATGTAGAAGCAGACATCCATGATGCCGTCACCGTTCAGGTCATGATCGCCGAGGCTGGGGACATACATCCCGTTCATGGGAGCGGTGGCAAACAGTTCTCCCAGTTTCCAGCGGATCAGATCGTCGGGGCGGAGACCTTCCATGATCATTTCAATCGCTCTTTCACGAAGCACCTCCAGCAGTACCGGGTTGGTGAACTTGCCCTGGTAGAAGTCTACCATGTAGGGATCGGCTTCGGTGGGAAGTTGCGACAATGTCGGACCGGTGATGCCGGCACGTGAACGGATGGCACCAATGGTAGCTGTCCAGTCGGCAGCAGTCATGGTACCCAGTTCTGCCAGTGCCTCCGCCTTGTTCAGTAGCACCTCGGCATACCTGAAGATCAGGTGGGCGTTTTCGTTGCGGCTTTCATCGTCGTAAGGGAACCGCTCGTCATAACAACCCTTGATGATCTGGTAGCCCGTGTAGGCCTGTTCGAGGTTGGGCGGTGCGACGACCGGTACTCCATTCTCGGTCCGGTGGTAATCGCCCATCCTGATGGTTTGTCCCAATCTGGGATCCCTCTCATTCACCTCTTCGATAAAGGGTGTGGTCTGGTAACCAGCCTTGCTGGTGAAGGGGGTACCATCCTCCATCAGGTAGGTGTTGATGAAGCGGCGGGTCAGCGAGGGACGGTTGCCGTAGGTGGGACTGATGGTCCTGCGGTTTCGCGAGCTGAAAACCTGGAGGTTGGCATCGAGTGTCACGGCAAGAATCACCTCATCAGGATTGGGGACTTTCTGGATAAAGAGCTCCCGGTAGGCGTTGGGACCCTGTACCAGGGAGTAGCCCTGGATCTCGTTGGCGCTCTTTACCACCTCCTCGAACCAGCGGTTGGCGCTTCCCTGTTGATTGTACTGGGTATGGTATTTTCTGAAGGAGGCTTCGTAGAGACATACTCTCGTCTTGAAAGCCCTTGCCACATCCTTGGTAATTTTAGTGCGGGAGGGTTCCGACTTGTCGGATATCATGGCAATCGCCTTGTTCAGGTCCTCAAGTACATGCTCCATCACTTCGAAACGGTTGTCCCGACCGGCATAAAGTTTCTCATCGTCGTTCACGTCGATCGGCCTGTCGATCCAGGGCACATCGCCGAATCGCTTCACCATGTTGAAATAGAAATAGGCCCTGAAGAAGTAGGCGATGCCCAGATAGTTCTCTTTCTCCGGAACCGTACTCTTTTCGCAGTTCTCGATGAAGTAGTTCACATTCCTCAGGTTTGTCCAGCTCCACCCCGAACTGGTAATGGGGCTCAGGGCGTTGGGGACAATGCGGGTATCCACCCCGTTGCGGGCCACGATGTCGGAGTTGTCATCGATCATGAAGACGCCGTCATAGGGGGTGGGGAGCATATCGTAAAGCGAGTTCGTGTAGAGTTCCAATCCTCTTGCCGACTCGAATATGGCTATTTTTGAAGCGGTTGCCTGGGGATACTCATCCAGATCGCAACTGTTCAGGATCAATATTGCGAGAAGAATGGGCGTGAAATATGTCAGTAACTTTTTCATAGCTTTAAAAATTAATGGATAAACCAAGAGAAATGGCTTTCAAAGTCGGATAGTTAAACCCGTCACCATCGGTACGGACGTCATCGCTGTTCAGTCCGGTAAGCTGCGTACCGGCATTCCAGATATTCTCTACATCGATATCCCTTGTGATCTTGTAGAAAGGAGACCAGCACCACAGATTCTCTCCACTGAGATATACCTTCACATTGTTGGCCGCGAATTTCGAGGTGATCGATTCGGGCAAAGTATAACCCACATTCAATGTTCTCAGACGTATAAATGCCACGTTCTGCAGATAACGGTCGTTGGGCAGGGCCAGCTGGCCGTTTGCATTCTGTGCGGTATAACCGGAGAGCAACGGCAGGTATGCGTCGAAGTTCTGGAGTTCGGGTCTGAACTGCTTATTCTCCTGCCACCTCGGGTAGTCGTTGTAGGGGCGGTTATACTGTCCCCAGAAAGGCGACTCCCTGGAGGGGTACCACTGCTGCTTCCCAACACCGTTGAAGAAAGCGTTGAAGAAGAATCTGTTCCAGTCGGCTCCCAGATTGATGCCGAAACGGTAGCGGGGTGAGTTGTTTCCGATGATCGTCTTGTCTCCCGAGTTCCCCACGCGGTTGAGGCCATGGTAGATGACATCGTCCCCGTCGAGGTTCTTGAATTTCAGGTCACCCACATGGTTTCTCCGGGTATTGTGAGCCAGGATGTTCGATTGAGAGGGTGAATTGGCGATCTCCTCCTCCGATTTGAAAAGTCCCTCTACCCGGTATCCCCAAATCTCTCCGATCACCTGGCCAACATAGTAGTCCGTCAGGTTCATGTCGGGGTTGTAGTAGTCGGTGATAACGGTCTTGGAGTCTGCCAGGGTCAACCTCACGTTGTAGTGGAAAGGTTTGCCCTTCAGGTTGAACCGGTCCATCCAGGTAAGGGAGACTTCCCATCCCTTGGTCTCCAGCGAACCGTAGTTTCCTTTCGGAACACTGGTGCCGAATACGGCCGGTACCGACGGACCCACCGTGTACATGTCGTCGGTCCACCGTTGGTAGATGTCGCCGGTAAAGGAGAGGCGGTTGTTCAGTGCGGTGATGTCAATACCGATGTTGCCGGTGGTTGATGTCTCCCAGGTAAGCATGTTGGGAATAACCGACGGCTGGGAGGTCAGCTGGGGCCGTGAATCGCCGATGATCCGTCCAGACTGTCTGATGCTGAAGTTCTCCATGAAGGTGTAGGGGTTGATCGAACCGTTGCCGAGCGACCCGTAGGAAACCCTCAGTTTCAGGTTGGAGATGGCGTCCCTGTCCACCTTCCAGAACGGCTCTTCCGAAAGCCTCCAGGCTGCGGAGATGGAGGGGAAGAAGTTCCATTGCTGGCCCGACGGAAATTTCGACGATCCGTCATAGCGGCCATTCACCTCCAGCAGGTAGCGCTCGAGGAAGTTGTAGTTCAGACGGGCAAATCCACCGGCAATCCGCCACTTGTTGTACCCTCCGCCGGTAACGATGTTGCTTCCCAACGCCAAGTTGATATCCTTTGCATCCTCATATACCACACCGTTGCGCGTCGTCTCCAGGTTGTTGTATACCGACTGCTCGTAGTTGAACCCTCCCAGCAGTTCGAAGTTGTGGATCTCGTTGACCGATTTCACGTAGTTCGCATAGAGGTTGGTGGCGATATACTCGGTGGTGGAGCGCCGCTCCTGGAGGTCATTGGTGTTGGTTCCGGTATAGGCGACCTGCCCCTGGTAACGGCTGTAGGGTACCGGAACCCTGATCCTCTGGTGTCCATACTCGGTATTCTGGAAAGTGAAATCACCCTTGATAGTCAATGCCTTGTCGAGCAGTACCGAGGTGAAGGCGGTCTTGTTCTTGAAGACCTTCTGTCTCAGGTCGGCACCGTTTTTCCCCAGGTAACGGTCACCCAACGTATAGGCGGCCGAGAAGGACAATGTTCCGTCGGGGTTGAGCAGCGGTGCCAGCGGGTGGCCTTCATCGGCGATGTTACGCCAGATGTTGGAGCCTTCACCCACGTTGATGGGCTGGTGGTACTGCATGGTAGAGTACTCGAGGTTGTTGTCGATGTTCAACCAGGGCAATACCTGGATACTTCCCCTGCCTCGCAGGTTATACATGGAGTAGGTGTCGGTGTTGTACTTGTACAACCCTTCATGACCGTTGTAACGGCCGCTCAGGTAGAAGGTGGCCAGGTCGTTGCCTCCAGACATGGAGATGTTGTGGTCCTGGGCAAAGAAGTCATTCTTGTAAAGCTCCTTATACCAGTCGGTACTGTAGTAGTATTCATAGGCCCCGGTCACCGGATTGACCTCCACCCTAGGCAGACTGGGATTTTCCCATCTTCTCTTGATCTCCTCCAGATAGGCGGGAGAGAAGGTCATGGTCTTGTTGATGGCCGTAGGGGTACGTCCGTCGTCGTTCCATCTCGACCAGGCATCGTTGAACGCTTGTGCCCAGGGGTAGGAGTCGACAATATTGTCGGGTACTGCTGTTGGCCGTTTGGAGGAGAAGGTGCCGGTATAGTTGAGAGAGGTCTTCCCCTTGGCGGCCTGTTTCGTGGTGATGAGCACTACCCCGAAGGCGGCCCTGGCACCGTAGATCGAAGCCGATGCGGCATCTTTCAGTACCGACACGCTTTCAATATCGTTGGGGTTCAACATACGTGGATCGCCCTCCACGCCATCCACCAGTATCAGGGCGCTGCCACCTTGCCCGATGGAGGTAACACCTCGGATGTTGTAGGTGGGAGAGTTGGTAGGTTTTCCGTCGGTTAACTGGATATTCAGGTTGGGGATCACACCCACCAGTCCCTGAGACATGTTGGTGATGGGGCGGTTTTCAAACACATCGCTGGATACCTGATCTACCGCACCGGTCAGGTTGACCTTCCGTTGGGTACCATAACCAACTACCACAACCTCTTCCAGCACCTCCACGTCGTAGTGGAGAACCACGTTCAGCGATGTAGTTCCGGCCACGCTTACCTCCTGGGGTTTCATCCCCACATAGGTGAATACCAGCACGGCGTTTTCTGGCAGATTGGCAATGGTAAACATACCGTCCACATCGGTAACCGTACCGTGCGTTGGGTTATTCTTCACCACCACCGTGGCTCCGATGACGGCAGTTCCCTGTTCGTCAACTACCTTCCCCCTTACCGTTTTCCCTTGTTGCAATGCTTTGCCAGTTTCAAAAATCTCGCGGACATTCTCGTCTCGAACATCGGTCTCTGGCATGTAGTTACTTTGCGTTTCAATTTCATGGATAAACTGCCTTTCATCATTCACATTCCTGTTTGGCTCAATAACGGCGTCCTTGACATTTGAGTCAGCTGCCGTCGCATGAAAAATGATAGCAAACAATAGCAAAAGACTTATCTTCATGAGCTTGATCAAATTTTTGATAGCACTTCTGTTCAAAAAGTGTTCGTTTGCACTGTTTTTTTTCATACAATTTGCATTGTTTAGAGTGAATATTTGAAATAGGTTGGCTTTTTCTCACTTTGATGAAAAGCCAGGAATTTACTTGAATTTTGTAGCGACAGATGTGAGGTATTAGTCGCTTTTCACATTACAAATATCTTTCTCATAGGCATTTCTTTTAGAGGGTTATCAGATCACAGCCCTTTTTAAGGGTTTCATCACACTGACGAATTTTGATCGTCAATCTATATTTTTATAATTATGGAATATACATATGTAAGGTTTGAACCCTTTACCGATCCATTTACAGCTATTTTTTTATTAACGTGAGTTCGGGATAACATATTATCCCCAAATGGTTAATTGACTTGACTTTTCCACTTCAAATTTGATTGAAGGCTTTTTGGGAAAGAAACAATATGCCACCAATGCAGCAATTATGTTCATGATGAAATTATGTGTGGAACGATGCCTTGAATGTTCTATCTGGCAGATATTCTTCAGTTCATCATTGATGGACTGTTTATTTCACCCCAAAAGTATACCGGTATTTCAATCCAAAAGTATACCATTTTAAATTAATCTCCAAGTCTGTTTCCCTGTTGTTGGCGGTACCGCCAACAACAGGGAAACAGGCGTTCTTATTCTGACTGTTATTTTCATTTTTCATTCATCATTTTTTTAGTTTCCTTTAATCTGTACGATTCACCATTCATATTTACAAGATGTGCTTTGTGGGTTAGCCTGTCTACAAGAGCAGCTGTAAGTACAGGGTCTCCAAAGATCTCTTCCCACCGGTCAAAGCCAAGGTTTGTTGTTATGATGGTTG of the Petrimonas mucosa genome contains:
- a CDS encoding MATE family efflux transporter; amino-acid sequence: MNITKVLSQNNTNDPHLLGRGDIRKLLAQYSLPAIIGMVITSLYHIVDSIFIGHGIGAAALSGMAVTFPIMNILIAFSTLVGVGGATLTSIRLGEKDEEDARSILGHVAVVNSVNGIVLGVVSLIFLDPILKTFGASETLLPYARDFLSVYMMGVPVGYVFIGLNNIMRVTGYPRKAMLSSFLTVAVNVLLAPLFIFVLGWGMKGVALATVLSQLTGLIWVLIHFFDKRSFIRFDVKRFRLSSRTVLNMMAIGVSPFLMNLTASLVVSIINFGLMKHGGDLAVGAYGIINRINYLFGMIVIGLTMGMQPIVGYNYGARQLDRSFKALRYTIVAGTVIMIFGLLCSQIFPHLIMGMFTSDSELLDIAIRGLRITTIFFPVIAVQMVISNFFQSVGKAKIAIFLSLTRQLIFLIPLLLLLPGYFGVDGVFMSMPAADMISFFVTVLTFAYQYRGMRART
- a CDS encoding glycoside hydrolase family 3 C-terminal domain-containing protein — its product is MAGINLAPSSIGEREMRDTHLPRFRMAVRDAGIYAVMPSYNEVDGVPAHANRWLLHQILREEWQFEGVVFSDYAGIMMLDHFHHTASSAKEAALQALQAGVDVEAPFPWGYAQLKELLDEGRVTEAMIDRAVSRILRIKFMMGLFEKPYIDPARVREAVRTPEHLKLAREVAEESIVLLKNEGGLLPLDPKRLKSIAVIGPNAHQVQFGDYSPTRSNQHGVTVLQGIREVAGKELQIRYAKGCDITGNDRSGFDEAILAASQSDLVILVMVHGRPYAIAWEKAHLPAILETWYPGEEGGRAVANILFGITNPSGRLSMSIPQSVGHVPVYYSHKPSGRGYYRDPGSPEKPGHDYVFASTEPLFSFGYGLSYTTFRYDDLQVERDRYRGFPAPPHQRGRGG
- a CDS encoding ABC-F family ATP-binding cassette domain-containing protein — protein: MSIIVSDLTYHYLDQPNLFESISFSIPTGGKVSLVGNNGVGKSTLLKLLARQLEPSSGNIRTVSPPYYVPQQIDISEQTVADALGVADKIDALHAIYAGSVDQLHYDILDDEWEVEDNCRTALDHWHLQDIPLELPMERLSGGEKTKVLLAGLTLHQPDIVLLDEPTNHLDLMARKRVYEYISGTRATVVVVSHDITLLNLLDFTYELTRKGIALYGGNYDFYQAQKEVEIHALEQQIDAEQRALRIARRRAEEIRERQEKRRSHGERSKQKGGVARIVLNARRNLSEKSSARLSEKHSGIIENRHQRLARLKEKQLRTGGLKVDFGNTILHDGKVLIRAEELNFGYKKERLIWTSPVDIEIRSGERIHLLGDNGSGKTTLLRLLLGELPPTLGRVIRSDFSHIYLDQEYALANRPLTVLELAEEYNLNHLADHEVRLRLNRALFPEESWNKSCLALSGGERMRLCLCCLMISNQIPDLFILDEPTNNLDLRSLSILTRTIRDYRGTLLVISHDTHFIHEIGISRSFSLPSPSGEEEPGSPGSGPAPPAGRHNGRWCRRGHIRS
- a CDS encoding pirin family protein, with the protein product MDKRKATKVIRGEHAIDGAGVRLRRVLGQRNIAEFDPFLMLDGFDSTDPRDYIRGFPWHPHRGIETITYLIKGRVEHGDSLGNRGTIHDLECQWMTAGSGIIHQEMPKESERMLGCQLWVNLPAKDKMTQPAYGDITQDKVALVEEENATVRILAGSYKGKRGVFEGKYVKVKYLDIDLKPDSRWTYNETPNDETLFIYLLEGTLAVDSNLSQFENRSCAVLFTSDNKDSNQYDAIEVLAGEEGARFVLLAAKPLREPVAWGGPIVMNTNEELELAFEELDNGTFIKHEI
- a CDS encoding endonuclease/exonuclease/phosphatase family protein, with the protein product MKKVMLFALGLCLTLSPIFAGKPSGKELIIASYNLRMDTPSDGENSWSHRKEMVKELIRFYDFDIVGTQEGFKHMLDDILELGNYAYVGVGRDDGQDAGEHSAILYRKDRFEVLESGNFWYSETPEVPGKGWDAVCCNRICSWAKFKERRTGTSFFVFNSHFDHQGKEARKNSSLLLIRKIKEIAGDATVFVTGDFNAVPDAEPIRLIHESGLLLDSYEVTEEPPYGTVGTFNSYRLDSPVKNRIDYIWVTHNVKVKKYGVLNDLPYFRFPSDHFPVMIKAEIPKKK